AAAACAAAGGTTGACAGTGGTGAATTTAAAGTTTCTTTTGGAATGTTACCTACTAATATTCAAGAACTAAAAACTATTGTTGATGCTGGCTTAATGATGCCACCGAAAACAACCTACATAGAACCTAAGTTAAGAAGTGCTTTAACTATTTATGAGTTTTAGTGTAAAGTCTGATAAAAAATTATTATGATTACAGGAATTAAAGAAAATCTTCAAAAAATAAAATCAACACTACCAGAAAATGTAACGTTAGTTGCTGTTTCTAAAACCAAACCTATTGCCGATATACAAGAAGCTTACGATGCTGGGCAACGAGTATTTGGTGAGAATAAAATACAGGAAATGGTAGCTAAGTATGATGAATTGCCTAAAGACATAAAATGGCATATGATTGGTCACCTACAACGTAATAAGGTAAAGTACATGGCTCATTTTGTTGATTTAATTCATGGTGTAGATAGTTTTAAAACACTGAAAGAAATAAACAAACAGGCTAAAAAACATAATAGAGTTATTAATTGTTTGTTACAAGCACGAATTGCTAAAGAAGATACCAAATTTGGGTTACCTTTTGAAGATATTGAAGCTATTTTAGCTTCGGAAGAATTAAAAGAACTTGAAAATATAAAAATTGTTGGTTTAATGGGAATGGCTACGTTTACAGATAACCAAGAACAATTACAAGAAGAGTTTTCTTCATTAGCTAATTTCTTTAATAAAAATCAAGAAAACTATCCTAATTTACAAATATTATCTATGGGAATGAGTGGTGATTATGAATTAGCCATAAAAAATGGCAGTACAATGGTACGAATAGGAAGCTCTATTTTTGGAGTTAGAAATTATATTGCTTAGATTTACATAGACCAGCTTAAAAAAGGGAGAGATTTGTACGCTATTTTAGACATTGAAACTACTGGAGGAAAATATAACGAAGAAGGAATTACAGAAATTGCCATCTATAAATATGACGGACATCAAATTATAGATCAATTCATTAGCTTAGTAAATCCAGAAAGAGAAATTCAGGAGTTTGTTGTAAAACTTACTGGTATTAATAACAAAATGCTGCGAAATGCACCCAAGTTTTATGAAGTAGCGAAAAGAATTGTTGAAATAACTCAAGATTGCTTTATTGTAGCTCACAATGCTAATTTTGATTATCGTATTCTTCGTACCGAATTTGACCGATTAGGCTATAAATATAAACGTAATACGCTTTGTACAGTAACTTTAAGTAAAAAACTTATCCCTGAATCTCCATCTCATAGTCTGGGGAAACTATGTAAATTTTTGGGAATTCCTATGTCTGATCGTCATAGAGCTACAGGTGATGCATTAGCCACTGTACAATTATTTAAATTATTGATAGATAAAGATGTTGAGAAAAATATCATTCAACAATCTATAAAGTATTTTGATAACAGACATGAAAAGTTTCGTATTCAAAGAATATTAGATAGTTTACCTGAAAAAGAAGGTCTTTTTTACGTCCATAATCATGAGGGAACTATCATTTTTGTAGGTAGAGGTAAAAATATAAAACAAGAAACTAACAAACTCTTTTTAAAAGAAACCAGAAAAGCTTTAAAAGTAATAAAAAGAGTTGCTAGGGTTTCTTATGAAGAAACGGGAAATATACTTTTTACACGCTTAAAATACCATTTAGAGCTTGAAAAGCTAAAACCTAAGTACAATATCATTAGAAAAAGAAAAATTACAGATAGAAACTTTAATCATGATAACATGCTTATCGTTGATAAAGGTAGAGTTCCAGAAGAACACGCTGTAATTTTAATTGAAAAAAACGAAGTTGTAGGATATACATATACCAATCTTGCATTTCAAGAAAACCAATTGTCTATTCTAAAATCAATGCTCACTCCTATTGAACACAAAGAGCTAGCAAAAACCATCATTAAAAACTATTTACTAAAAAATAAAGTGTCTAAAATAGTACGATTACAAGTTGAAAATAATTTGTAATATTGCTATAGAGCATTCAAAAATCTGACCTTTTGGATAATAAAACACTTAATTGGAGAGAAAAATTACACGAAGTAATCTATGAAGCAGATACATCTGCTGGTAGGCTATTTGATATTGCTTTATTATTTGCAATTTTAGCAAGTATTATATTAGTAATGCTTGAAAGTGTTGAAAGCTTTGACAATAAGCATCATAATTTCTTATACGTATCTGAGTGGGTTATTACCATCTTTTTTTCAATTGAATACATCCTTCGAATAATTTCAATAAAAAAACCAACAAAATATATTTTTAGCTTTTATGGTATTATAGATTTACTTTCTACTATTCCTATGTACCTAACGTTCTTTTTTGTAGGTACCCATAGTAGTTTAATAGCATTAAGAGCATTACGTTTATTAAGAGTTTTTAGGATTTTAAAAGTCTCTAGATATATTGGAGAGTCAAATCAATTAATAAAAGCTTTAAATGCTAGTAAAGCTAAAATTGGAGTCTTTCTTTATTTTGTGTTGATTATCTGTATCATTTTAGGTTCCGTAATGTATTTTATTGAAGGGGCTGAAAACGGCTTTACAAGTATTCCTAGAAGCATTTATTGGTCAATAGTAACACTTACAACCGTTGGTTATGGAGATATTGCTCCGCAAACCGCTTTAGGACAATTTATTGCAAGTATTACTGTAATTATTGGTTATGCTATTATCGCTATTCCTACAGGAATAGTAAGTTCAGAAATGACCAAAAAAAAGGTACATCTAAACACCCAATCTTGCCCAAATTGCTCCTATGAAGGGCATAAAGATGATGCAGAATTTTGTTATCATTGCGGAACAAAACTGAACTAAATGTCTCAAAAGAATACGTTAATTACAATTGTTGGTGCAACTGCTATTGGTAAAACAGCACTAAGCATTAAACTAGCTCAGCATTTTAATTGTGATATTATTTCGTGTGACTCTCGTCAGTTTTATAAAGAAATGACTATAGGAACAGCTGTTCCTGTCCCCGAAGAACTGGATGCTGCTCCACATCATTTTATTCAAAACAGAAGTATTTTTGAGGATTATTCAGTAGGACAGTTTGAAAAAGATGCATTAAAAACTCTAGACATACTGTTTATCAAAAATCCAGTTCAAATAATGGTAGGTGGAAGTGGTTTATATGTAGATGCTGTTTTAAAAGGATTAGACTATTTTCCTAATGTAGACTCACAAATAAGAATAGATTTAACTACTGAGTTAGAAAACAAAGGTATAGAACATCTTCAAAATCAATTAAAAAGCCTTGATTTAGAAGCTTACAACACAATTGCTATAGATAATCCACATCGATTAATCCGTGCATTAGAAATTTGTATAGGCACTGGAAAAACATATAGTTCTTTTAAAAATAAACCTAAAACACCTCGTAATTTTCAAAGTATAAAAATAGGTTTAAAAGCAGATAGAGAAATTATGTACGATCGCATCAACCGTCGAGTAGATATTATGATTGAAAACGGTTTGATAGAAGAAGCTAAAAAACTACATCCTCATAAAAACCTAAACGCACTACAAACAGTAGGATACAGAGAGTTATTTGAATATTTTGAAGGTAATTTTACTAAAGAGTTTGCTATTGAGGAAATTAAGAAAAACTCTAGAAGATTTGCCAAACGACAAGGAACATGGTTTCGTAAAGATGCAAATACCATATGGTTTGATTTTCAAGAAGATGTTCAAAATATTATAAAAGCCATTGAAAATAAACTTTAACGCTTTTTAAGAACACTAAAAAAATCACTTTTTTATATTTGTCAAAAAACAGAAATACATGAAACTAAAAATCACTTTTATACTAGCTTTATTTTTTATCGGATTTTCTAATGCTCAAACTAAAGTAGGAACAGTAGACAGCGAATTAATCATTAGTAAAATGCCACAAATGAAAGGCGTTTTACAACGAGTAGAAAATTATGGTAAAAAACTAGACTCTAGTTTTCAAATAAAAGCTACAGAATATAAAGCTAAAGTAGATTCTTTTAAAGCAGAAGAAAAGCTAATGACTGAAGATGACAAGAAAGCTAGATTTCAAGAATTAAGAACTCTTGAGCAAGAAATGGGTAAATTTCGTCAGAATGGAGCCACTATGATGCAAGTGCAAAGAGATCAAAGCTTACGTCCCTTATATAAAAAGTTAAGTGAGGTAATAGCCGAAGTTGCTAAAGCAAATGGATATACGCAAATTTTAACTACTAATGGAAATCAATTTGGGTATATTGATGAGCGTTTTGATATCACTCAATTGGTATTAGATAAATTAGGAATTAAAGAGTAAATCTTTTATGTACCCCCAAAAAAAAGACTTACAATTACAATATGAAGGATTTTTAAAAACACCTTTTCTATGGCATGGAAAAGGTGTTTTTAACTTAGAACAATTTACTACTTCAAAAACTCGAACAACTTCGTTTAACCAAGAAATCACACAAAAATTACGTTTAGGAAAGTTAGTTGAACGTTTTGTTTCATTTGAATTAAATCAAGATAGTTCTGTATCAATCCTTGCTGAAAATATTCAAATTCAAAAAGAAAAAATTACCGTAGGTGAATTGGATTGTTTGCTATTAAAAAATAAAAAAACAATTCATTTAGAAGTTATATATAAATTCTATTTGTACGATGCTACTGTTGGCAACTCTGAAATTGAACATTGGATTGGTCCAAATCGACGTGATTCTCTTATTCAAAAACTAACAAAGCTTCAAGAAAAACAATTACCTCTTCTCTACTCTAACCATACAAAAGCCTATCTAGACAAATTAAAACTAAAAATTAATGAAATAAAGCAACAAGTGTATTTTAAAACACAGTTATTTGTTCCATTAAAAGACTTTAGAAGTAGTTTTAAACATGTTAACAATGATTGCATTTATGGTTTTTATGTCTACCCAAAGGAATTAGCAAAATTCTCAGGTTGTAAGTTCTATATTCCTAATAAACATGATTGGTTGGTGAATCCGCATTCAAATATTAACTGGTTAACTTTTGAAGCCTTTCAAAATAAACTTCAACAGTTTTTAAATGAAGAAAACGCACCACTTTGTTGGCTAAAGAAACCAAATGGAGAATTACTTAAATTTTTTGTGGTTTGGTGGAAAGATTAGTGTATTTCAAATTACTTATTAAATTTGCTCGCAAAAAAGTTCATGAAAAATTCAAATATATTTCTCTTACTACTCTTCACTTTACTTATTTTCTCTTCTTGCTTTAAAGATGACGAACCTACCACTTGTGTTGAAGCTGATGAAATTTCTCTTGGCTATTTTCAACTAGAGTCTAAAATACATACAAGTAAAAAGTCAGAATTTAAACTTTCAAATGTATGTGATGTAGACACAAGGATAACTGAAATACTTCTTAAAGGAGATAATCCTAAAGATTTTAGTGTTGAAGGATTGTCGATAGGAACAAGTATCAGCAGGAAAGGTACTTATTTCAATCTAGTATTTACACCAACTAAAGTTGGCATAAGAAAAACTATCATAATAATAAGACATGATACAGGAGAGTTAGCTATGTATTTATCGGGTAAAGGAATATAATTTTTCTGTTTTAAATACTACTAAAAATACTTCTTGTTAATAGATCTCTAAACTTTTTGTGGTTTACTGGTAACCTTTAACTTTGAAATTCGCTTTCTTGATGTAATAAAATAAACTCCTGATAATAATATAATAGACGCTATTACTGATTGTGTTGTCAAGGTTTCATCTAAAAAATACCACCCTAAAAACAAGGCTACAACAGGATTAACATATGCTGATGTCGATACCTTTTCTGTTGGAACAATTTTTAATAAATAATTAAAAGATGTAAATGCAACAATACTTCCAAAAACAATTAATAAAAACATAGCTCCTTGCGCTTTAAAAGACCAATCTAAGGGAGAAGACCAGTTTTCATCTAATAATAGAGATGCAGTAAAAAGTAAGCCTCCTGCAAAAAGCATTTGATATCCTGTACTTACAAAAAAGTTTTTAGGAAGCGTAGCTTTGGCCACAAAAACACTACCGTAACTCCAACTTAATACGCATGAAAAAATCATAAAGATTCCTATTAGCATATCTTTTGAAGTCGTAATTTCATTTTGACTTACTAACAAATACATTCCTATAATTCCTAAAACCACTCCAATAATCGATTGTCTTTGCATTTTCTTTCCATCAATCAAACGTAATAACAACAATACAAATAATGGTTGTGTTGCCGCTAATAAAGCACCAAAACCACTATCAACAAATTTTAATGCCCAAACAAACATTCCATTTCCATATACTAAAAAAAGGAAACCAGCTATCGCAGAATTTAAAAATTGTTTTTTAGTCACTTTTATTTCTCTTTTTAAAAGTTTAGCTATTAACATGATTAGCGCTCCCGATATAGAAAAACGAATAGCTGCCAACAACAATGGTGAAACTTCAGTAACAACAATTTTATTTAGTAAATAGGTAGAGCCCCAAATTACATAAATAGCAATAAAAGCGGCTATAATTAGTGGTTTAGATTCTTTCATAAGCCGAATTACAACAAGGTTTCTAAATAATGTTGGTCTATTTGATAAGCACTTTTTAATTCTGATATTTTTGCACCAATACGTTCTGAATCTACTTTTTTTGAAGATTTAGCACCAATCAACATTACATTCTTGCGTGTGTGCTCATTACTTATGAATTCAAAAACTTTAGTATTGTATTGGTGTTTTTCTAAAATCAACGCTCTAATAGTATCAGTAACCATTTCAAACTGACGTTCTTTAAAAATACCATATTTTAATAAAGGGCTCTCCTGCTCTTTTCCTTTTACTTGTTGACGGATTTGTTTATGACAGCACGGTGCACAAATAATTAATTCTGCTTTAGAAACTAACCCTTTGTATATAGCATCATCTGTAGCTGTATCACAAGCATGTAAAGCAATTAAAATATCTATTTTATCATTGTCATACTCCTGAATAGGTTGCGCTACAAACAATAAACCTTTGAACCCACATTTTTTAGCAATATCATTACAATAATTTACCAAACTTTCACGTAATTCAATACCTGTAACACTAGCTGTATACCCTTTTTGATTGACCAAATAATCATATAAAGCAAAGGTTAAATACCCCTTTCCTGACCCCATGTCAACAATATTGATATGATTAGGTAATTTAACTGATTGTATTTGGGCTTCAATAATCTCTAAATACTTATTTATCTGACGGTATTTATCCGCCATTTTAGGAATTACTTTCCCTCCTTTATCCGTTACTCCTAAATGATATAAATATTCGCTGTTTTCAGCTCTTTTCTCTTTTGGTTTATCGTGAGTTTCTGGTAATTTGTTTTTAAAACTAGGCTGCGTAGTTTTATAGCTTACCTTTTTCTTTTTTGAAATGAATACCAATAAATCATTAGTCAGCGTAAATAAGGTTGCAGCTCTAAAATTTTCTGAAAGTAAGTTGGTTAATTCCTCTACACTTTCTTCAAAAGAATAGTTTTTTGTTTGGTCATTTGTTTTATATCGATATAAAAACTGAAAACACACGTCTCCTTTTAACGTTATTTGACGAACGTATACATTCGACAAGTCATCACTTTTACGAATTGGTTTACTTAAAGTTAATTTTACAAAATCATTTTTTTGAATGCTGTTTTGAAATTCAATAAACAGTTGATGCAAGGCTTCTTTCATATTGCAAAAATAGCCAATCGAACATTAATATTTATCTCATTTTTTATCATTTGTAACATTTTCTATTCTAAAACGTCTTTAAGAAAATTAAACTGCATGAAACATCTAAAAGTCAGCAATTTATTATTACTCCTAACAGTGTCTTTTTTCCTAATTAATTGTACAAAAAGTAATAAAGCTGAAATTGAAAAAGAAAGTAATACCTACGTTATAAAAAACGTCAATGTAATACCAATGACAAAGAATAACAATGTCATTGAAAATGCTACTGTAGTAATTCATAATAACAAGATAAAATCCATAAATGATTCTATTCCTTCTGAAGCAACAATCATCGATGGTAAAGGTAAATGGCTTATTCCTGGGCTTATTGACATGCATGTACATACACTAAGTAATGGTAGTTTCTCTCGAGGATATGCAACTAGAGGCTCTACAGTAAATTTTAACACTCAAAACTTAATGACTCCATATATTGCCAATGGAGTTACTACAGTATTTGAGTTAAGTGGAAGACTTGGGCACTTTTCACAAAGAGATAAAATAATGGATAAAAGTGTTATTGGTCCACGTATAGCAATAGCTGCTGTAATTGATGGTAAAGGCAATGAAATAAAAGCTACAACTCCTTTAGAAGGAAGACAATCTGTTAGAAATGCAAAAGGTTTAGGATATAGATTTATAAAGGTTTATACTTGGTTAAACGAAGAAACTTTTAAAGCTGTTATTGATGAAGCTGAGAAACAAAATATGAAAGTTGTAGGACACATTCCTGCTACTTTTGAAGGAAAACCAGCTGAAGATTTATTTGTACCACATTTCGGACTCATAGCACATGCTGAAGAATTATCGAAACAGACGAATGATTATAGTTATGAAAAAGCGCAAGAATTTGCTCGTTTGGCTAAAGAAAATAATACTTGGCTAATTCCGAATTTATCTAATATGGTCTGGATTTCAAAACAGGCTAAATCATTAGAAAATATTCAAAAATTACCAAGTTTAAAGTATGTACATCCGCTAATGCAGAGTAAATGGTTAAACTCGAATCGTTATCATGGAGCTTCTCCCGAATTAATAGAATTCTATAATAAACAAAAAGATTTTCATATTCAGATTGTAAAAGCTTTTAAAGAAGCTAATGTACCTATGCTTGCAGGAACAGATGCTGGTATTTCTGGAATTGTTTGGGGTTTTTCTCTTCATGATGAATTAGAACTATTAGTAGAAACAGGCTTAACACCTGAAGAAGCTTTAACTTACGCAACTAGGTTACCTGCTAAATGGTTAGAAATCGGCGATAAAATAGGAACGATAGAAGCTGGAAAGTTTGCTGACTTGATTTTACTTGATAAAAATCCTTTAGAAAAAATTGAAAACACGCGTTCTATTTCAGGAGTTTTTGTCAACGGAAAATGGCTAAATAAAAATAAGATTAACTCTATGCTTCAGAAAGTAGAACAATGGAACAATGCCAATAAAGAGAAGTTTCAATGGAAAAATAGAAAGAATTTATAAATTGATTTACTAACTGACTAGAATAATTAATCAAAAAATCGAAATGAAATAAAAAACCAAAACAAGAAAAATTTATTGGAAATTATTCTTATCCTTTTTTATTTTTTACAATATTCTCTGCTATAAGATTTCAATAAAATGTATAGTTTTTCAGGGTTGAATGGTTTACTCATAAAACCATTCATTTTATAGAGTTCTGTTTTCTTTTTTATTTCGGTTTGTGCAGATGCAGTAAGTGCTATAATTGGAATATTCGCTTTCTGCTTATCTGGTAAAGCTCTTATAATCTTAGTTGTTTCATACCCATTAAGTTGTGGCATATGTAAATCCATTAAAATCAAGTCAAAATCAAAATCTTTATAAATAGCCAATACTTCTTTTCCATTTTCTGCTACTTTATATTTCACATTCCATTTTAAAAAGAATCGCTTTAAAATAAACGTATTTAATTTACTATCTTCTGCAACTAACACATTTACAGTTATAGGCTCATAGTCTGGCTGCTGTTTAATCATTTCTGGTTCAAAAGCGTTAAAACTATTACTAATTTTATATTCTATAACAAATGAAAAAGTAGATCCTTTTTTTAATTGACTTTTAACTTTTAAATCGCTCCCCTGTAAATTCAGTAATTTTTTGCTTATAGATAATCCAAGACCAGTACCACCATATTCTACAGATACTTTAGAATTGGCTTGCATAAAACTTTCAAAAATAGATTCTTGCTCTTTTTTAGATATACCAATACCTGTATCTATTACTTTAAATTTAAGTTTAACTTTATTTTCCTTTATCCCTAAATTTTTAACACTTAAAATTATACTTCCTGCTTCAGTAAACTTCAACGAGTTGCTTAATAAATTCTTTATTATTTGTGTCAACTTTAGTTTGTCTCCAATAATATTATTTGGGATATCGTTTTTTTGAATTAATTTAAACTCCAATCCCTTCTCTTTAGATCT
The nucleotide sequence above comes from Tenacibaculum singaporense. Encoded proteins:
- a CDS encoding YggS family pyridoxal phosphate-dependent enzyme; protein product: MITGIKENLQKIKSTLPENVTLVAVSKTKPIADIQEAYDAGQRVFGENKIQEMVAKYDELPKDIKWHMIGHLQRNKVKYMAHFVDLIHGVDSFKTLKEINKQAKKHNRVINCLLQARIAKEDTKFGLPFEDIEAILASEELKELENIKIVGLMGMATFTDNQEQLQEEFSSLANFFNKNQENYPNLQILSMGMSGDYELAIKNGSTMVRIGSSIFGVRNYIA
- a CDS encoding exonuclease domain-containing protein, which encodes MYAILDIETTGGKYNEEGITEIAIYKYDGHQIIDQFISLVNPEREIQEFVVKLTGINNKMLRNAPKFYEVAKRIVEITQDCFIVAHNANFDYRILRTEFDRLGYKYKRNTLCTVTLSKKLIPESPSHSLGKLCKFLGIPMSDRHRATGDALATVQLFKLLIDKDVEKNIIQQSIKYFDNRHEKFRIQRILDSLPEKEGLFYVHNHEGTIIFVGRGKNIKQETNKLFLKETRKALKVIKRVARVSYEETGNILFTRLKYHLELEKLKPKYNIIRKRKITDRNFNHDNMLIVDKGRVPEEHAVILIEKNEVVGYTYTNLAFQENQLSILKSMLTPIEHKELAKTIIKNYLLKNKVSKIVRLQVENNL
- a CDS encoding ion transporter, which produces MDNKTLNWREKLHEVIYEADTSAGRLFDIALLFAILASIILVMLESVESFDNKHHNFLYVSEWVITIFFSIEYILRIISIKKPTKYIFSFYGIIDLLSTIPMYLTFFFVGTHSSLIALRALRLLRVFRILKVSRYIGESNQLIKALNASKAKIGVFLYFVLIICIILGSVMYFIEGAENGFTSIPRSIYWSIVTLTTVGYGDIAPQTALGQFIASITVIIGYAIIAIPTGIVSSEMTKKKVHLNTQSCPNCSYEGHKDDAEFCYHCGTKLN
- the miaA gene encoding tRNA (adenosine(37)-N6)-dimethylallyltransferase MiaA, yielding MSQKNTLITIVGATAIGKTALSIKLAQHFNCDIISCDSRQFYKEMTIGTAVPVPEELDAAPHHFIQNRSIFEDYSVGQFEKDALKTLDILFIKNPVQIMVGGSGLYVDAVLKGLDYFPNVDSQIRIDLTTELENKGIEHLQNQLKSLDLEAYNTIAIDNPHRLIRALEICIGTGKTYSSFKNKPKTPRNFQSIKIGLKADREIMYDRINRRVDIMIENGLIEEAKKLHPHKNLNALQTVGYRELFEYFEGNFTKEFAIEEIKKNSRRFAKRQGTWFRKDANTIWFDFQEDVQNIIKAIENKL
- a CDS encoding OmpH family outer membrane protein translates to MKLKITFILALFFIGFSNAQTKVGTVDSELIISKMPQMKGVLQRVENYGKKLDSSFQIKATEYKAKVDSFKAEEKLMTEDDKKARFQELRTLEQEMGKFRQNGATMMQVQRDQSLRPLYKKLSEVIAEVAKANGYTQILTTNGNQFGYIDERFDITQLVLDKLGIKE
- a CDS encoding DUF1853 family protein, with amino-acid sequence MYPQKKDLQLQYEGFLKTPFLWHGKGVFNLEQFTTSKTRTTSFNQEITQKLRLGKLVERFVSFELNQDSSVSILAENIQIQKEKITVGELDCLLLKNKKTIHLEVIYKFYLYDATVGNSEIEHWIGPNRRDSLIQKLTKLQEKQLPLLYSNHTKAYLDKLKLKINEIKQQVYFKTQLFVPLKDFRSSFKHVNNDCIYGFYVYPKELAKFSGCKFYIPNKHDWLVNPHSNINWLTFEAFQNKLQQFLNEENAPLCWLKKPNGELLKFFVVWWKD
- a CDS encoding EamA family transporter codes for the protein MKESKPLIIAAFIAIYVIWGSTYLLNKIVVTEVSPLLLAAIRFSISGALIMLIAKLLKREIKVTKKQFLNSAIAGFLFLVYGNGMFVWALKFVDSGFGALLAATQPLFVLLLLRLIDGKKMQRQSIIGVVLGIIGMYLLVSQNEITTSKDMLIGIFMIFSCVLSWSYGSVFVAKATLPKNFFVSTGYQMLFAGGLLFTASLLLDENWSSPLDWSFKAQGAMFLLIVFGSIVAFTSFNYLLKIVPTEKVSTSAYVNPVVALFLGWYFLDETLTTQSVIASIILLSGVYFITSRKRISKLKVTSKPQKV
- a CDS encoding class I SAM-dependent methyltransferase; protein product: MKEALHQLFIEFQNSIQKNDFVKLTLSKPIRKSDDLSNVYVRQITLKGDVCFQFLYRYKTNDQTKNYSFEESVEELTNLLSENFRAATLFTLTNDLLVFISKKKKVSYKTTQPSFKNKLPETHDKPKEKRAENSEYLYHLGVTDKGGKVIPKMADKYRQINKYLEIIEAQIQSVKLPNHINIVDMGSGKGYLTFALYDYLVNQKGYTASVTGIELRESLVNYCNDIAKKCGFKGLLFVAQPIQEYDNDKIDILIALHACDTATDDAIYKGLVSKAELIICAPCCHKQIRQQVKGKEQESPLLKYGIFKERQFEMVTDTIRALILEKHQYNTKVFEFISNEHTRKNVMLIGAKSSKKVDSERIGAKISELKSAYQIDQHYLETLL
- a CDS encoding amidohydrolase family protein, with protein sequence MKHLKVSNLLLLLTVSFFLINCTKSNKAEIEKESNTYVIKNVNVIPMTKNNNVIENATVVIHNNKIKSINDSIPSEATIIDGKGKWLIPGLIDMHVHTLSNGSFSRGYATRGSTVNFNTQNLMTPYIANGVTTVFELSGRLGHFSQRDKIMDKSVIGPRIAIAAVIDGKGNEIKATTPLEGRQSVRNAKGLGYRFIKVYTWLNEETFKAVIDEAEKQNMKVVGHIPATFEGKPAEDLFVPHFGLIAHAEELSKQTNDYSYEKAQEFARLAKENNTWLIPNLSNMVWISKQAKSLENIQKLPSLKYVHPLMQSKWLNSNRYHGASPELIEFYNKQKDFHIQIVKAFKEANVPMLAGTDAGISGIVWGFSLHDELELLVETGLTPEEALTYATRLPAKWLEIGDKIGTIEAGKFADLILLDKNPLEKIENTRSISGVFVNGKWLNKNKINSMLQKVEQWNNANKEKFQWKNRKNL
- a CDS encoding ATP-binding protein; amino-acid sequence: MDFLENPRYFEFINMVNDAYKSFDKDIKHIENILEQNSKELFAANKKLTLERDHTKTQLENIVDNVSGVIFETDLKGNFTFLNSAWVEYSGIPIEESIGKNFKDFFKRDSIEVKRIINNMFSLKKKHIKLIFKHEKDGGLMWFELKSKLTVNKEGEPSGFIGSITDITNLKVTEIELQKASKSKDEFLSTMSHEIRTPLNAVTGLTNILLMEDHLPEQIENLKALKYSGEHLLGLINDLLDFNKIKSGKVKIIEDDFSLNYFLENIKTHFTLRSKEKGLEFKLIQKNDIPNNIIGDKLKLTQIIKNLLSNSLKFTEAGSIILSVKNLGIKENKVKLKFKVIDTGIGISKKEQESIFESFMQANSKVSVEYGGTGLGLSISKKLLNLQGSDLKVKSQLKKGSTFSFVIEYKISNSFNAFEPEMIKQQPDYEPITVNVLVAEDSKLNTFILKRFFLKWNVKYKVAENGKEVLAIYKDFDFDLILMDLHMPQLNGYETTKIIRALPDKQKANIPIIALTASAQTEIKKKTELYKMNGFMSKPFNPEKLYILLKSYSREYCKK